The Maridesulfovibrio hydrothermalis AM13 = DSM 14728 DNA window TTCAGGGGCTGATGCTGCATATGTCCGGCGCGGTTCAGGCTCGGTACTGCCTCGAAAAATTACCCGAAGAAATAAGACTGGCCCACGAACATGGCTATTTTCATATTCACGATCTTTCTTTCGGCCTTGCCGGATACTGCGCAGGATGGTCCTTGCGTGACCTGCTGCTTGACGGATTCGGTCTCAGAGGCCGCTGCTCTTCTGCTCCGGCAAAGCATTTTGATTCTGTAACAGGGCAGATGGTCAACTTCCTCGGAACACTGCAGAATGAATGGGCCGGTGCACAGGCTTTCAACAACGTTGATACTTACCTTGCTCCATTTGTTCGTCATGACGGTCTGAGTTATGACCGCGTTAAGCAGATCGTGCAGAAGCTGGTTTTCAACCTGAATACCACTTCCCGCTGGGGCGGGCAGAGTCCTTTCACTAACTTCACCTTTGACCTTGTTCCTCCTAAGCATATTGCGAGTGAACCGGTCATCATCGGTGGTGAATATCTGGATTCTACCTACGGTGAATATCAGGCTGAAATGGAGATGATTAATAAGGCTTTCGTTGAAATTATGCTTGAGGGCGATTCTGACGGACGCATTTTTTCCTTTCCTATTCCTACCTATAACGTTACCCCGGATTTTCCCTGGGAAACTGAAGTGGGCGAGCTGTTGCTGCAGATGACAGCTAAATACGGCGCACCGTATTTTCAGAATTTTATTAATTCTGATCTTAATCCTGAAGATGTACGCTCCATGTGCTGCCGCCTTCAGATGGATTTGCGTGAGATACGTAAAAAGACTGGCGGTCTTTTCGGAGCAGGAGACCTGACCGGTTCTATCGGTGTTGTCACTCTGAATCTGCCAAAGCTTGCTTATCTCGCACAGGGGGAGGAAGATTTCCTCGACCTTATCGCCGAGTACGCATCCCTTGCCAAGGATTCTCTGGAGTACAAACGCAAGCTGGTTTCCGCAAACTTTGAAAAGGGTATGTTTCCTTTCTCTCAGCGTTATTTGAAAAACGGGTTTAAGGCTCACTTTTCAACAATCGGTCTGATCGGCGGAAATGAAGCGTGTCATAACCTGCTCGGCAAAGGCATTGATACTCCTTCCGGCAGCCGCCTGATGCAGAGAGTTTTGCATCATCTGCGTGATCTGACTGTGGAATTTCAGGAAGAAACAGGAAACCTTTTCAATCTTGAGGCTACTCCGGGAGAAGGAACCTGCTACCGTCTGGCTAAGATCGATAAGAATCTTTATGCTGATATTTATACTTCAGGCGACACAGTTCCTTACTATACCAACTCCACACTG harbors:
- a CDS encoding ribonucleoside triphosphate reductase, translating into MAKQILKRDGCLESWSTARISEAIFKALKASGIKDPLLSKRLGKKVEQKLIDIDIPEQEMVQDMVQLVLMENRLYSVAERYIIYREKRRELRRQDETYLDIAGTIESYLDRTDWRVNENSNMGHSFQGLMLHMSGAVQARYCLEKLPEEIRLAHEHGYFHIHDLSFGLAGYCAGWSLRDLLLDGFGLRGRCSSAPAKHFDSVTGQMVNFLGTLQNEWAGAQAFNNVDTYLAPFVRHDGLSYDRVKQIVQKLVFNLNTTSRWGGQSPFTNFTFDLVPPKHIASEPVIIGGEYLDSTYGEYQAEMEMINKAFVEIMLEGDSDGRIFSFPIPTYNVTPDFPWETEVGELLLQMTAKYGAPYFQNFINSDLNPEDVRSMCCRLQMDLREIRKKTGGLFGAGDLTGSIGVVTLNLPKLAYLAQGEEDFLDLIAEYASLAKDSLEYKRKLVSANFEKGMFPFSQRYLKNGFKAHFSTIGLIGGNEACHNLLGKGIDTPSGSRLMQRVLHHLRDLTVEFQEETGNLFNLEATPGEGTCYRLAKIDKNLYADIYTSGDTVPYYTNSTLLPVGSTEDVIYALEHQNDLQTLYNGGTVFHSFLGEAVADTKALRNFIIKAMTKTKIPYISVTPTFSVCEDHGYLYGEHFDCPECGKEAEVYTRIVGYYRPVNRWNKGKQEEYRERTEYSYSSCVCDR